GGGATCGAAGATGTGGGCATGATTGGATCAATGCGAACCGATCGGCCATCGAGACAGCCGGAGTGACTGAAATCATCAGCGAGCGAAGGTCGCGCAGTGGCATCAGGTGCGTCAGGAAGGTTGATGTTAACCGGGGAGCTGATCGGCTTTGATTGATGGTGAGTTCCTGAAGCAGTGGGAATTGACGCAAGACGGCGAATTGCTCATCGGTGAATGCGCCTTCCAATCGCAATTTCACCAGGAAGCAACCGAACCATTCGCATGCATGCGAACCCGAGCGAAATAGCGGGACGAGCGGGGCCAACCAGTCGGCTTCTCGGGCTTGGCGAATCGCCGCAATCGCGGAATTCCGCTCCTCGGATTGGCGATTCGGCGAACATTCCAGCCGCAGGATCGTCGCTTCGTCCAGGTGGCCCTGTTCTTCCAACCAATCGGCGGCCACCAGCAGCGGCGTAGGATCATCCGGTGAAAGGATGATCGCGTCGATCAATTCTCGCGGCAAATCCATTGTCTCAACCCTTCTGCGGACGTTGCACCATTTGAGCCAACGTCGTGAAATAGTCTGTCCAATTCACGACGCGAAGACAACTCCCAACGCCCGACAATCGCAGAATTCCAGAACCGCACTGCCAGACCACTTGGAGTCCGAGCCGATCATCGTCCCGATAGTTTGCTGCGTCATCGCCCAAGCCGGGCACCTCGTGGCTGAAGCTGTTCAGTCGTAGCGGCCACTGGAGCCAAGAACGCAACGAGCCGGGACCGGTCGCCGGGAGTGGCTCGTCCATCTCGGTGGTTGCCTCGGCTGGCGTGGCGGAATTCGCCAGTTCCGGCGGCTCGATCCATTCCCAGTGGATGCGTGCGGGGGCGTAGCTGCAACCCTCGATCGCGTCGCGGAATGGGCCGAATTCCCGAACCGATGCAACCAGGCGTGGGCCGTTGGTGCGGGTGGCCCGCTCCTGGTCGCTGGCGATGATCCAATCGGGCGGCACGGGAAACCGCCAGCGTCCGCCGTGGGGATCGATCCATTCCTGCCAGGTGCAGAATGTCTCGAAAAACCGCCGCAATTGTTCCATTTCGTTCGGCTCGCTCAAATCGGACGCCCAGACGCCGATTGCGGCCAACTCTCGCCGCCAAATGCCACTTTCGAAGTCATCCGAATTGGAATCGTACCAGATTCGCAGTTTCGGTAATCCGACGTGTGGGTCGGTGTTGCGATACGACTCCTGAATCGGCATCGCCAGTTCGATCAATTCCGGCAGGCGAACCGCGTTCAATTGCGGAGCGGGAGCCTTCTCCCATGCACCGTGTAATACGCGAAGCCCGGGATGAAATGACAGCTCTTGCCAAAATTGGTTCGCATCGTCGATGGGTGCCCGAAATGCGAACATCTCCAACTGCGGATGCGATTGCAACCATCGGGCCAAGTCGCGGGCCGGGATTGGCAGATTGTCGGTCGTCAACGACAGTTCGCGCAGATGGGGCAACTGCGGCCATGATCCGAAATCCGTGGCCCGGCAGCGAATCAACCGCAGTGATTCCAATTGCGAACATGCTGCGAGATGCTCCAGCCCATCAGGCGACAGCCGATGAATCGACAGGTGACGCAAATGCGGATCGAGCCGGGCAAACAGTCCATCCGAATGCCACGACTGCGAGTCATACCGCGACTCGGTGGGACTCAGGCAGACATGGTGTGACCCCAACATCGCTTGGATGGCCTGGGTGCGAGCGATGGGCGGAAGTTCCGTGATGGCTTGGCGCTTGGCGGCATGGAAGCGGTCCATTTGCGCGGTGAGGAGGTTGAATCCGAATCGCGTGTGAACGTCTGCAATCCGAAGCTGCGGAAATGACCCCAGTTGCACGACTTGCGCTGGCGTGAGTTCCTGACACCGCAGGGGAAGTTGCAACCGGGTCAACCCGCGGAGTGGCAGAATCGCCTCAATGGCGCTCGGGGCCAAACCGTCTGGCGAGACGATGGTCAGTTCCTGCAAGGTGGGCAGATGTCTCAGATGCGCCAGAAGTTCCGCGTCGGGCGTGCCGCGAATTTCCAGAATGGAGGGAAATCCAGATCGAAACAGAAGCCCACGACGCACATAGGGGAGTAATGGCCCAAGCGGTTCGAGCAGTCGATTGGCGAGCTGAGTTCTGATTTCGTGAATCGGAATCCCCGCGCTGGGGAAGCGATCCAGTTGAATCCGCACCAGAAGTGCCCAATCGGTTTCGCCTTGTTCTTCAAGCCAATCGGCGGCCAGCAATCGTGGGGTCGGATCATCCCCCGCGTACCAAATGGCTTCCAACAGTGGCTGGGGAAGTTGGGGAATCATTTCGGCGATCTCCGGGTACGTTTGGGAGATTCCAATGCGGGGAATCGCAGCGAGCGAATGACCGCGCGAATCAGCGGCAGCGCCAACTGGCTGCGCTGTTCGGGGTGTTCCGCCAGCAGCCGCACCAGATGCGTTGGCGTGATCCAGACGGCTCGTGTGCCCGACAGCCAGCCGTGATTCCAACTCAACACACGCAGCGTCGTCTTTTGCGGCGATTCCACGGCGTGAAAATTGCTCCAATCCACGCGGACCAATCCGGTGGTCGGGCCGGTGAGCCACTCGCGGGAGCGGACGGCACCGGCGGGGCGTTCCAAGCGTTCCAGCCAGATGCGAATCCCGCCCAGCCAGCACATTTGCGGGAATTCCGCAGTGGCATCCTCGGCGAATTCTGTCCATGCGCCCAATGGTTGAATCTCGCTCACCTGGTCGGCATGCGGCGCGGCCACAGCCCCATGAGCGGCCATCCACCGCGGCATCTGCATCGTCATGCCATCGGGCAGATTCGGCACCGGCTGCCATTGTGATTCGGGAATTCGGCCATTGATCGCGCAATCCGGCAGCATCTGCTCCCAATCCAGACGGTTTTCATCCGATCCTTTCAGAAGCAGCGAATGCAGATGCGGAAATTGCGAGCGAATCCACTCGGGAGTGATTCCCGTGGGGAGTTTGCCGAAGGCGAGTTCGCGCACCTTGGGACGTGGCTGGAGCTTCCAGTGTTCCAATGTGGTGGGATTGGCGAGATTCCAATGCAACACCCGCAATTCTGGGAGATTGCCCACGATGCCGAATTGCTGATTCGCCGGGACCAGCGTGCCGCGAATCCCCAACGAGCGCAGTCGGGGGAGCGGCTGACGCGGCAGCAGGGCATCGTTGATGGGGAAGCGGGCGTGGATGGTGAAATCTTCCAATTCGGGAAGTTCCTGCAACGCATTGGGAACCCACCCGCTAACATCTTCCAGCGATAGCGAGCGCACCGTGTCGCAGGAACGCAGCCCGACAATGCGAGAATTGGTCTGGCGATGAATTTCGATGCGGCGCAATCCCGGCAGATTGGCGGCGAATTGCAGCGCACTGCGTGGCGGATTGATGATCGTTACGATGTCCAATCCCGTGGTGGTGCTGGTGAGCATTTTGCCCAGTTTGGCGCGATAGGCGGTCTGCTGGTCGTCGTCGGGGAGTTTCTCGCTTTGTTGTGCCCAGGCACGCTTCAGCCACCCGCGCAGCGAGGTCAGCAGCGAGCCACCCCATCGCCCCCCGCGAATTCGCAATTGCTTCACCCGAGTTAACACGATGATCGGCTGAAGATCGGCGGTCCTGAGTTGCTGACCGGGGAACCATAACTCGATGGTGCGCAGATTCGATAGCTTGGCGACTTGCTCCAGAATCGTGCGTGGCGTGCCGCTTTGCCAGCGCAAGCGCAGGCGTTCGATGAACGGCTCGATGGCAAATTGTGCGAGTGCGGCTTCGGGCAAGGCGTGATCGGTCAGGATTTCCCGAATCATGCCGCGATGAAAATGCACCTGCAACTGCCTGTCTCGTACCACCGGCGCGAGTGGGCCGACCCAGGTGAGTTGGTGGGCCAGCAGCAGTTCGGTTTCTTGCTGGGTGAGTTCCACGCGGCGGCGTTCGTTGCGAATGCGTTTCTGGCGCATCTCGGCCAGCTCGCATTGCACGCGAATGAAGGCGGCTCGGTCAGTTTCGCCCTGTTCTTCGAGCCAATCGGCGGCCACCAATCGGGGGGAGTCCGAATCGGGGGCGGCCAGAATCGCGGTCTGCAAATCCTCGGGAAGCACCAGCATGGCTCGACTCCCATGAGAGAGAAGGATTACATTCCTTGGGGCGGACGCACCGACGCGATCAGATCCAGAATGCGGCGATACCAATCGGCAATGCGATAATTGCTGAACTCCGCCATCAGCCGCAGCACCGATTGCTTGCCCATCCAGACCGCGCGAATTCCGCAGAATTCTTGCAGATCCCAGCGCAGCACCCGTGGCTCGGGCCGCACCGATTCGTTGACTTTGATGAAGGCGCTCCAATTGGCACCGACAAACGGCGTGGGCGGGCCGGTGAGCCAATCGCGGGCATTCATCACACCCAGCGGCGTTTCGATTCGTTCCAGCCAAATCCGAGTCGGGTGCAGGATGCAGCAATCCGGCCATTCGTGCGTGGTGCCGAACTCCCGCCACCCCGCCAGGGTGACGACTCCCGACGTGGCCGAGGGCGATTTCGCATCGGGAATCGCTTCCAGGCCGTTGGGCAGTTGCAGTGACAGCGTCGGAATCGCGTCTTCCGCAGGCGATTTGGCCTTCGCCCCACGCCGGGGAGCGGTCGCCGGTCGTGGCTCATTCGGGCCGAACAGCGGCAATTCGACCAAATGACTGCGATCGGGCGGCACCAGATCCAACATGGCCTGCATGGATGCATATTCGGGCACAAACAGATTGGATTGTGCCAGCCGTTGCGCGCTTTCAATCGATGTTGGCATCAGGCTCGAAAGCGTCTCCAATTTCGGGAATTGGCTGCGGTGTTCGAGAATGGTTTCGGGGAGGATTCGGGCGGCTAACTCGCGCAATTCCGGGAAGTGGAATCCCGCCAGCCGAGTGGCATCGATCCAATCGAGCAATCGCAGCACCCGCAGCGTGCGGGAGTGATTCAGCGGGCGAAGCACGGTGCCGGGCGTGCCGATTGGCATCTGAATGTTGAGGATTTCGAGTCGTTCTTGCCGGGCCAACCATTCGCCCAATCCGGGAGCGTGACTGACCCGATGATCCAAGAAATGCAGTTCGCGGAACTGCGTGCAATTGGCCAGGATTTCCGGCAATTCCGGGGGATATTCCAACAGTTCCAGCGATTCGATCTGCGGAAGTTGGGCCAGACTGCGCAAATTGGTGGCGCTGCAGCGAAACAGTCGCACCCGGCGAAGCGTGGTGAGCGAGCGGGCAATGTTGATTTCTTGTCGCGGAATGTGCGAAATGCTCATCGTGTCTAATCCGCTGACACTGGTGCGGACGACGGGCCGCAGCCGCGCTCGCAAGTCGCTGAGCCGACCCGATTCATCGGTGGAATGCTCTTGCGTTTTCTCGCGTTGGGAATTGAGTCGGCGACGATTCGCACTGCTAATCAGCGAGCGTCCTTGATGCGCAACCTGGATGTCGGTCAATCGCGGATGCTGCGTGAGCGGTTGCAGTTCCTCCCATTCCAAGGGCGGGCGATTGATCGCCAGATGCACCGTTCGCAAATCCCGACAGGGGAGCAAAACAGCGAGCCAATCCGGTGGCACGGGGGGCGTGATTTGCACTGCCAAGAATCGCAGAAACGGGACACGCGTGAGCATCGCCGTGAAGCTGTCCCAATTCACGGGCAGAATGCCGAACAGATAGGTGGGGAAGCCCCGCCAGAACTGCACGGGGCTGAAAATGGCCGTGTTTAATTCGGATTCCGCGAGCCAGCGGTTGCCGTTCAGTTGCCATAATTCCGCTTCGCGGCTCGTCAATTCGCTATAATTTTTGGGGCGTTTCACCCGCACATTGGCTTCGCGGATCTTGGCCAGTTCGCATTGCACGCGAATGAATTCGGCCCGGTCGGCGTCGCCCTGTTCGATGTACCAATCGGCGGCCATCAGCCGCACGGCATCGTCATCGGGACGAGCGAGAATCGCATCGATTAATTCGGGGGGCAAAACCGCCACGGCCATCACTCCTCGCCAGGGATGAATCGCATCGCCAACGCTTCCAGCCAGTGATTCCAGGTCGTTCGTCGGGAAATTCCCACGTCCAGTTGAATGCGGTACGCCCGTTGTCGGGTGAGAATCAGCAATCGATTGCCGGCGAATCGTCCCGAAGTCCAATCCATGCGCGTGCCTTGCAGCCCGCTTTCGGTGGTGAACCGCGTGGAGATGGACCAGCGAACCGTCCGCACAGGCAACGCAGGCCCGACCAGCAGCCCGCGCACGTTCGCCAAGCCACGCGATAATTCGATGCGTTCGATTTGAATTCGTGCCGGGGCGAGGTGCATTTCCAACGTGGCGGGGTCATTCTCCCCGAATTCCTGCCAATCCGCGAGCCGATTCACCGGCGATTGCGAATCGAGGGATTCCGCCAATCGCAACTGGCCCACCGGCAACGGCATGCGGCTGCCATCCACAAACGCTGCGACCGGACAGCCGACCGTGCCATGGGACCGCATCCATCGCGGGATTTCGTTGCTATCCACGCCGCGCGTCAGCAGCACGCCGCGATTGGCGAATTCCGCGAGTCGGGTGGCGAATTCCGGGCCATGCTGCGGAAAATCGCCCATCAACACGCGCAACCGTGGGAACCGCTCCAACAGAGTCAGCGTGGGATCGACCGCCACTTCGTGCAGATTCAATTCCAGCAGCGACGGCATCCGCAGCATCGCCAGATCCGATGGATTCAACGTGGAATACATGAGATCGATGATCCGCAGATTCGGCAGATGCTCAATCGCTTGCAGCATGCTCCACGCCGAGTGCAGCGTGCCATACACCGCCAGCGCGGTGAGGTTTGGCATCTCCCGCAGCCAACGGCCCAACAGCATTCCATCCAGCGAATCGCGGGAATCGAGGCGAATTTCCCGCAATTGGGGCATGCGCGGCAGGGAGCCGAGCCGTTCCACCCGCAGCCGAGAGATCGACAGCGACCGCAACCCCTCCAACGCGCCCATCTGCTCCAGGTGGGTGGCGTTGGGATCGCGAATCCAGAGTCCGGTGAGTGCCGGGATGTGCTGAGCGGTCACCAATTCGCGCTTGGGCTTTTTGAGCACCATCGAGCAACTGCCCGCCAGACTGCGTTGCAGGACATCGCGCAATTGTTCCTGGGCTTGTTGGTGGCGGTCGCGGTCATCTTCGACGGAGCGCAGATGCCGCGCGCGGGCCGCCGCCCAGCGGGTCAGATGCGGTCGCATCAGCGTGCGACCGGCGAGATTGCGCAGTTCCAAGCGCTGCAATCGCGGCAGCTCCGCCAGCGGGGCAATTTCTTCCCATTCCAGCGAGACAACATTCAGACGGATATCGAGTTCGTGGAGATTCCGCAACGCGGCAAAGGTCTGCAGCGATTCTGGTGTGAGTTGTGTGCGCGTCTTGCAGATGAACCGCTCCAAGAGCGGAATCCCCAGCAGGAGCGGAATGCGATCATCGGTGAGGGCGGCTCGAACTTCCAGCAGTGTCATCACGCCGCGAGCGATGGCGAAATTGGCGATTCCGCCTTCCCAAATGCGGCGAAACGGCTCCAACCAGCGATCGCGATGGCGGCTGATGAGCAGATCCTGCCGGGCGTTGAGCCGTCGCAGTTCCGTGGGGCGCAATCCATCGCGGCTGGCGCGGGCGAGTTGGCATTGCAGGCGAATGAATTCGGCGGTTTCCGCGTCGCCGGCTTCTTCCAGCCGATCGGCCGCCATCAGCCGCAACGAATCATCCTCCGGCGATTCCAAAATCGCCTCGACGGTTTCTGGCGGCAACGGAATCATCAACGTCCCCTCTGCAATCTCCCGCCCCGGTCGCACGCACGGGAGCGTCCCCATCTTCTCCGCATTATAAACCATCGGCCGCCGATTGGGAAAACTCCGTTGAAGCCGGGGGTGGCATTACGGAATTTCCTGCCAGCGGATGCTGGAAGTTAACGATTCGATCGCGCGAGTCCAAGCGTGAATCCGCCGAAATCCGACTCGAAATCGCAACCGCATTGCCGAGCGTGGCCCCAACCAGACGCACTGCATGCCGCGCCAGGGGGCGTGATCCCAGATTTGCGTGACGCGATGCCGGTCGTTCTGCGTGGGTTCATCGGTGATCCATCGGGTGGCCGTCTCGGGAATCCGCATCCGGCCATGCGGCTCGATTTCGAGCAGATGTTGCGGACGGACGCTTTCCATGGGCCGCTCCAGCCATTCCAGCAGAATTTGTGCCGGTCCCAACTCGCTGGGCGCGTCGGGAGCGAATGCCGATTCCGGCCAGCCGTCTTCTTGCCAGAATGCGAGAATCCCGGATTCCGGACGCAGAGAATCGGATTGATGCAGGCAGCGCAACCCGACCGGAATTTGCAACGTCTGGCCGAAAAACCAGGGAAATGCGCTCGTTTCCGGGGAAGATTCCGACGCGGTGACATCGTCCAGAATCGCGCTCCATGGCAACGGCGTGCGATTCTGCCGATGCGGCGCTGCCCGGAAGATGGCCCGCGCATTGGCCGAATGGCGACCCGTCAACGGCTGGACCGTATGCCGAGGAAACGACACATCCGGTTCGATGCCGGCAATCCAGGCAATCTGCAATTGGGGAAATCGCGTGGCCAGCCAATCCGCTGAAACGGAGGTGATTTGCGATCGATGGATGCACAATTCCCGCAACTGCGGCAATGGCGGCAGAAAGCGAAATCCCTCATCGTCCAAATTGGGCAGATTCAGGTGTAACACCCGCAGTTGCTGCGTGTTTCGCAACCCTTCCAGAATGTCCGGCTGGTGGCGCGTCGCGTGCAGCGAAAGTGTCCGCAAATTGGGCAACTGCAGCCAATAATCTCGAAGCCGCGAGTCGCCCAACTGCTCCACATGGATATCGAGATTTTCGACCGTTGGCATCGGTTCCAAATGCGGGAATTCGGCTGGCGAACTCGACATCCGCCACGCATGGGACGCAAATTGCGGGCGATTCACTTGGCTGAATTCCTGCATCGATCGCGGCAGATGCTGCGGCGAATTCCAAAGCAATCGGCGAATCTCCGGCAGTTCCGAGGCCAATTCCAAAATCGACGGAATGGTCAACAGCGCCGTCGGCTGAACCGTCAACTGCTCGGACTCCGGGTGCCAGGTTCGCAGTTGACCGGCCAACGCCAACTGCGCGAATTGGCGACGAATCGCGGGCGGTTGCATGCGCCACCACTGCATCTTGGCCGCGTTCAACTCCGCCAGGTGGGGCGACAGCAGCGAATTCCCGCCAAAGTTGTGAATGCTCACGTCGTGCAGC
This DNA window, taken from Tuwongella immobilis, encodes the following:
- a CDS encoding TIGR02996 domain-containing protein, whose product is MIPQLPQPLLEAIWYAGDDPTPRLLAADWLEEQGETDWALLVRIQLDRFPSAGIPIHEIRTQLANRLLEPLGPLLPYVRRGLLFRSGFPSILEIRGTPDAELLAHLRHLPTLQELTIVSPDGLAPSAIEAILPLRGLTRLQLPLRCQELTPAQVVQLGSFPQLRIADVHTRFGFNLLTAQMDRFHAAKRQAITELPPIARTQAIQAMLGSHHVCLSPTESRYDSQSWHSDGLFARLDPHLRHLSIHRLSPDGLEHLAACSQLESLRLIRCRATDFGSWPQLPHLRELSLTTDNLPIPARDLARWLQSHPQLEMFAFRAPIDDANQFWQELSFHPGLRVLHGAWEKAPAPQLNAVRLPELIELAMPIQESYRNTDPHVGLPKLRIWYDSNSDDFESGIWRRELAAIGVWASDLSEPNEMEQLRRFFETFCTWQEWIDPHGGRWRFPVPPDWIIASDQERATRTNGPRLVASVREFGPFRDAIEGCSYAPARIHWEWIEPPELANSATPAEATTEMDEPLPATGPGSLRSWLQWPLRLNSFSHEVPGLGDDAANYRDDDRLGLQVVWQCGSGILRLSGVGSCLRVVNWTDYFTTLAQMVQRPQKG
- a CDS encoding TIGR02996 domain-containing protein — translated: MLVLPEDLQTAILAAPDSDSPRLVAADWLEEQGETDRAAFIRVQCELAEMRQKRIRNERRRVELTQQETELLLAHQLTWVGPLAPVVRDRQLQVHFHRGMIREILTDHALPEAALAQFAIEPFIERLRLRWQSGTPRTILEQVAKLSNLRTIELWFPGQQLRTADLQPIIVLTRVKQLRIRGGRWGGSLLTSLRGWLKRAWAQQSEKLPDDDQQTAYRAKLGKMLTSTTTGLDIVTIINPPRSALQFAANLPGLRRIEIHRQTNSRIVGLRSCDTVRSLSLEDVSGWVPNALQELPELEDFTIHARFPINDALLPRQPLPRLRSLGIRGTLVPANQQFGIVGNLPELRVLHWNLANPTTLEHWKLQPRPKVRELAFGKLPTGITPEWIRSQFPHLHSLLLKGSDENRLDWEQMLPDCAINGRIPESQWQPVPNLPDGMTMQMPRWMAAHGAVAAPHADQVSEIQPLGAWTEFAEDATAEFPQMCWLGGIRIWLERLERPAGAVRSREWLTGPTTGLVRVDWSNFHAVESPQKTTLRVLSWNHGWLSGTRAVWITPTHLVRLLAEHPEQRSQLALPLIRAVIRSLRFPALESPKRTRRSPK
- a CDS encoding leucine-rich repeat domain-containing protein, which produces MPIFEHLPSDWVERLNASDYSATVCLEAADALDEIQEWNYAQLIRWQCQEPERDPKQVTNRQAHRLADWYPRWAKSLECQLARVTHRHGFPDACELDTASAREWDALLELPSLRHLTCALSGDFPLSELANLQAMPRLESLRITLDAPAIALEHLLPLMHAPRLHDVSIHNFGGNSLLSPHLAELNAAKMQWWRMQPPAIRRQFAQLALAGQLRTWHPESEQLTVQPTALLTIPSILELASELPEIRRLLWNSPQHLPRSMQEFSQVNRPQFASHAWRMSSSPAEFPHLEPMPTVENLDIHVEQLGDSRLRDYWLQLPNLRTLSLHATRHQPDILEGLRNTQQLRVLHLNLPNLDDEGFRFLPPLPQLRELCIHRSQITSVSADWLATRFPQLQIAWIAGIEPDVSFPRHTVQPLTGRHSANARAIFRAAPHRQNRTPLPWSAILDDVTASESSPETSAFPWFFGQTLQIPVGLRCLHQSDSLRPESGILAFWQEDGWPESAFAPDAPSELGPAQILLEWLERPMESVRPQHLLEIEPHGRMRIPETATRWITDEPTQNDRHRVTQIWDHAPWRGMQCVWLGPRSAMRLRFRVGFRRIHAWTRAIESLTSSIRWQEIP
- a CDS encoding TIGR02996 domain-containing protein; its protein translation is MAVLPPELIDAILARPDDDAVRLMAADWYIEQGDADRAEFIRVQCELAKIREANVRVKRPKNYSELTSREAELWQLNGNRWLAESELNTAIFSPVQFWRGFPTYLFGILPVNWDSFTAMLTRVPFLRFLAVQITPPVPPDWLAVLLPCRDLRTVHLAINRPPLEWEELQPLTQHPRLTDIQVAHQGRSLISSANRRRLNSQREKTQEHSTDESGRLSDLRARLRPVVRTSVSGLDTMSISHIPRQEINIARSLTTLRRVRLFRCSATNLRSLAQLPQIESLELLEYPPELPEILANCTQFRELHFLDHRVSHAPGLGEWLARQERLEILNIQMPIGTPGTVLRPLNHSRTLRVLRLLDWIDATRLAGFHFPELRELAARILPETILEHRSQFPKLETLSSLMPTSIESAQRLAQSNLFVPEYASMQAMLDLVPPDRSHLVELPLFGPNEPRPATAPRRGAKAKSPAEDAIPTLSLQLPNGLEAIPDAKSPSATSGVVTLAGWREFGTTHEWPDCCILHPTRIWLERIETPLGVMNARDWLTGPPTPFVGANWSAFIKVNESVRPEPRVLRWDLQEFCGIRAVWMGKQSVLRLMAEFSNYRIADWYRRILDLIASVRPPQGM
- a CDS encoding TIGR02996 domain-containing protein, with amino-acid sequence MGTLPCVRPGREIAEGTLMIPLPPETVEAILESPEDDSLRLMAADRLEEAGDAETAEFIRLQCQLARASRDGLRPTELRRLNARQDLLISRHRDRWLEPFRRIWEGGIANFAIARGVMTLLEVRAALTDDRIPLLLGIPLLERFICKTRTQLTPESLQTFAALRNLHELDIRLNVVSLEWEEIAPLAELPRLQRLELRNLAGRTLMRPHLTRWAAARARHLRSVEDDRDRHQQAQEQLRDVLQRSLAGSCSMVLKKPKRELVTAQHIPALTGLWIRDPNATHLEQMGALEGLRSLSISRLRVERLGSLPRMPQLREIRLDSRDSLDGMLLGRWLREMPNLTALAVYGTLHSAWSMLQAIEHLPNLRIIDLMYSTLNPSDLAMLRMPSLLELNLHEVAVDPTLTLLERFPRLRVLMGDFPQHGPEFATRLAEFANRGVLLTRGVDSNEIPRWMRSHGTVGCPVAAFVDGSRMPLPVGQLRLAESLDSQSPVNRLADWQEFGENDPATLEMHLAPARIQIERIELSRGLANVRGLLVGPALPVRTVRWSISTRFTTESGLQGTRMDWTSGRFAGNRLLILTRQRAYRIQLDVGISRRTTWNHWLEALAMRFIPGEE